One part of the Vitis riparia cultivar Riparia Gloire de Montpellier isolate 1030 chromosome 6, EGFV_Vit.rip_1.0, whole genome shotgun sequence genome encodes these proteins:
- the LOC117915604 gene encoding linoleate 13S-lipoxygenase 2-1, chloroplastic-like codes for MGMFKPQGHRPHLVGTVFLPNKPCIPSSSRPSFSVRPWPQPQKKYRNNIRVGYFPSNIKAVAVASGTKISISVKATAGVTLKSPNLLGGSLLLELVSAELDPQTGSQKKPINANAHQVGPKDGPKGAILEAEFVIPGDFGEIGAVLVQSEHSSEIYLQHIILDGLPNGPIRFHCGSWIEPKADHSGKRIFFSNKIYLPSQTPESLKNLREKELDSLRGNDEGEHKTSNRIYDYDVYNDLGDPSKPQLVRPVLGGSKQYPYPRRCGTGCLQYKTDPHSKTRSNSFYVPRDEKFSDVKEKSFRRKTIVCGWLTTIAHLNSPTNGEFLHLSDIVKLYYEGINMSSPVNRGFWQRVWNLLLNVKDDFLKFKPPALFLKDKFSWLWDEEFSRQTLAGVNPCSIKLVTEWPLKSTLDPDVYGPPESAITTELVEREIKAFMTIDVALEQKKLFIIDYHDLFLPYVSKVRQIEGTTLYGSRALFFLTPDGTLKPLAIELTRPPIEGKPQWKQVFTPTSESTGRWLWRFAKVHFLAHDSGYHQLVSHWLRTHCVTEPYIIATNRQLSVMHPIYRLLHPHFRYTMHINALARESLINADGIIETSFSPGKYSVELSSVAYDQQWRFDKEALPADLINRGIAVEDPDAPHGLKLLIEDYPFANDGLVLWDALKQWVADYVNYYYKDANMVQSDPELQAWWTEIQTKGHEDKKDEPWWPNLQTPDDLIGIITTITWVASGHHSAVNFGQYAFAGYFPNRPSIARTNMPCEEPTEEGWQRFLDNPNSELLACFPSKLQATRIMATLDLLSEHSSDEEYLGKDRKLTWDEEPVIKEAFNRFSAKLEELERTIDDRNKDNSLKNRNGAGVVPYELLKGVPYSISI; via the exons ATGGGTATGTTCAAGCCTCAGGGTCACAGGCCACATCTTGTGGGGACAGTCTTCTTACCGAACAAACCATGCATCCCCAGTAGCAGTCGGCCTTCATTTTCCGTAAGGCCATGGCCACAACCCCAGAAAAAATATAGGAATAATATCAGGGTTGGCTATTTCCCCAGCAACATTAAAGCAGTAGCAGTAGCAAGTGGAACCAAGATTTCCATTTCTGTCAAGGCAACTGCAGGAGTTACCCTGAAATCACCAAACTTGCTTGGTGGATCACTCCTTTTAGAGCTTGTTAGTGCAGAGCTTGATCCTC AGACGGGATCACAGAAGAAGCCAATTAACGCGAATGCCCACCAAGTAGGCCCAAAGGATGGCCCAAAGGGTGCTATTTTGGAGGCAGAATTTGTGATTCCTGGTGACTTTGGGGAGATTGGTGCAGTTCTAGTGCAGAGTGAACACTCCAGTGAGATCTACCTCCAGCATATAATCCTCGATGGCCTCCCAAATGGTCCTATTAGATTCCACTGCGGTTCATGGATTGAACCCAAAGCTGATCATTCTGGGAAGAGGATCTTTTTCTCCAACAAG ATATACTTACCATCACAAACACCGGAAAGTTTGAAGAACTTAAGAGAAAAAGAACTTGATAGTTTGCGAGGCAATGATGAAGGAGAGCATAAGACCTCTAATAGGATCTATGATTATGATGTATATAATGATCTGGGTGACCCTAGCAAGCCTCAATTGGTGCGACCGGTGCTTGGTGGTAGCAAACAATACCCATACCCTAGACGATGTGGAACTGGATGTCTACAGTATAAGACTG ATCCTCATTCAAAGACAAGGAGTAACAGCTTCTATGTGCCAAGGGATGAAAAATTCTCTGACGTGAAGGAGAAATCATTTAGAAGAAAGACAATAGTATGTGGGTGGCTCACGACAATTGCGCATTTAAACAGTCCAACAAATGGTGAATTTCTACATTTATCAGATATAGTCAAATTATACTATGAAGGAATCAACATGAGCAGTCCTGTGAATCGAGGATTTTGGCAACGGGTTTGGAACCTCCTGCTTAATGTTAAAGATGATTTCCTGAAATTTAAACCCCCTGCACTGTTTCTCA AGgacaagttttcttggttgTGGGATGAAGAATTCTCACGCCAAACTCTTGCCGGTGTAAACCCATGTAGTATAAAGTTGGTTACG GAGTGGCCATTAAAGAGCACACTAGACCCTGATGTCTATGGTCCTCCCGAGTCGGCAATCACCACAGAGTTGGTCGAGCGAGAGATAAAAGCCTTCATGACTATTGACGTG GCATTAGAACAAAAGAAACTATTCATCATAGATTACCACGACTTGTTTTTACCATATGTGAGCAAAGTGAGGCAGATTGAAGGGACAACACTGTATGGCTCCCGGGCACTTTTTTTCCTAACCCCTGATGGCACCTTGAAGCCTCTAGCCATCGAGCTCACTCGCCCACCAATAGAGGGGAAGCCACAGTGGAAGCAAGTTTTCACTCCCACATCGGAATCTACAGGTCGCTGGCTTTGGAGGTTCGCCAAAGTCCATTTCCTTGCTCATGACTCCGGTTATCATCAGCTTGTTAGTCACTG GTTGAGAACTCATTGTGTAACAGAACCTTACATAATTGCAACAAATCGGCAACTCAGTGTAATGCACCCCATCTACAGACTATTGCATCCTCATTTCCGGTACACAATGCATATCAATGCTCTTGCTCGAGAAAGTCTCATCAATGCCGATGGGATCATTGAGACTTCATTCTCACCCGGCAAGTATTCTGTGGAGCTTAGCTCAGTAGCTTATGACCAGCAGTGGCGGTTTGATAAGGAAGCCCTGCCGGCAGACCTAATAAACAG GGGCATTGCTGTTGAGGATCCAGATGCTCCCCATGGCCTAAAGCTACTGATCGAAGACTATCCTTTTGCCAATGATGGTCTAGTCCTTTGGGATGCCTTAAAACAATGGGTTGCAGACTATGTCAACTACTACTACAAGGATGCGAACATGGTACAGTCTGATCCAGAGCTCCAAGCATGGTGGACGGAAATCCAAACCAAAGGTCATGAGGATAAAAAAGATGAACCATGGTGGCCAAACCTCCAAACACCCGACGACCTCATTGGAATTATCACAACAATAACTTGGGTGGCCTCTGGTCACCATTCCGCAGTCAACTTTGGACAATATGCTTTTGCTGGTTACTTCCCCAATAGGCCTTCCATTGCTAGAACCAATATGCCCTGTGAAGAACCAACAGAAGAAGGATGGCAACGATTTTTAGACAATCCCAATTCTGAACTCTTGGCATGCTTCCCTTCAAAGCTACAGGCAACAAGGATTATGGCCACTTTAGATCTGTTATCCGAGCATTCCTCAGATGAGGAGTACCTAGGAAAGGATAGGAAGTTAACATGGGATGAAGAACCGGTTATAAAGGAAGCATTTAACCGGTTTTCTGCAAAGTTAGAGGAACTGGAAAGAACTATTGATGATAGGAATAAAGACAACAGTTTGAAGAACAGAAATGGAGCTGGGGTGGTTCCATATGAGCTCTTGAAGGGAGTTCCATACAGCATCTCCATTTGA